The following proteins are co-located in the Paenibacillus sp. JNUCC32 genome:
- a CDS encoding winged helix-turn-helix transcriptional regulator: MIHQRECPVETLLHVLGGKWKPLILWHLIESTKRFNDLEKLIPDVSQKMLSQHLRDLEHEGIVDRTVYPAIPPKVEYSLSEYGRTLIPVAEVMCAWGENHNRRKYEESAS, from the coding sequence ATGATTCATCAGCGCGAATGTCCAGTCGAAACACTCCTGCATGTTTTAGGCGGCAAATGGAAGCCATTGATTTTATGGCATTTGATTGAATCCACAAAGCGATTCAACGATCTGGAAAAGCTTATACCTGATGTTTCACAAAAAATGCTTTCCCAACATCTCCGAGATTTGGAACACGAAGGCATAGTCGACCGAACGGTCTACCCTGCTATCCCTCCAAAAGTTGAATATTCCCTTAGTGAATACGGCAGAACATTGATTCCTGTAGCAGAAGTCATGTGTGCTTGGGGAGAAAATCATAATAGACGGAAGTATGAAGAGTCAGCGTCATAA